A genomic stretch from bacterium includes:
- a CDS encoding FAD-binding oxidoreductase, giving the protein MPLEPVTTVLEKIFELTPSVRTFRLRFPRGKWIPFQAGQFCMVQVPKAGEKPLKKAYSICSSPFEAGYLDLCIKLVEGGYATNWFWTLKEGDEVTVTMPYGGFVLKEPVESELVFVATGTGLAPLRSMLRVLLRDDFQEPITLIFGVRYENEVLYNEEFRELEKKHANFKFIPTVSRPKEWKGEVGYVQEILKKLVADPKGKQIYVCGLVPMIEAVQKAAEEIGFDKKQVHFEKYV; this is encoded by the coding sequence ATGCCTTTAGAGCCTGTCACGACGGTACTGGAAAAAATCTTCGAGCTGACGCCCAGCGTCCGGACCTTCCGGCTGCGTTTTCCCCGGGGCAAATGGATCCCCTTCCAGGCGGGCCAGTTTTGCATGGTGCAGGTGCCGAAGGCAGGCGAAAAGCCCCTGAAGAAGGCCTACTCGATCTGCTCCTCCCCATTCGAGGCGGGCTACCTCGATCTCTGCATCAAGCTGGTCGAAGGCGGTTACGCGACGAACTGGTTTTGGACCTTGAAGGAAGGCGACGAAGTCACCGTCACGATGCCCTACGGCGGTTTCGTCCTCAAGGAGCCCGTGGAGAGCGAACTCGTGTTCGTGGCCACCGGAACCGGTCTGGCACCCTTGCGTAGCATGCTCCGCGTGCTTTTGCGCGACGACTTTCAAGAACCGATCACGCTCATCTTCGGCGTCCGCTACGAGAACGAAGTCCTCTATAATGAGGAATTTCGCGAGTTGGAGAAGAAACACGCCAACTTCAAGTTCATCCCCACCGTCTCACGCCCGAAGGAGTGGAAAGGCGAAGTCGGTTACGTCCAGGAGATACTTAAAAAGCTCGTCGCCGATCCGAAGGGGAAGCAGATCTACGTCTGCGGTCTCGTCCCCATGATCGAGGCGGTGCAAAAGGCCGCCGAGGAGATCGGCTTTGACAAGAAGCAGGTGCACTTCGAGAAATACGTCTAG